A region of Marnyiella aurantia DNA encodes the following proteins:
- the hemB gene encoding porphobilinogen synthase codes for MMIYSRNRRLRVSAAIRSLVQETVLSTNDLVMPVFVMEGQNKQEAIASMPGIFRRTLDLTVQECRELYSLGVKGVNLYMKVSENLKDNTGKESWNDSGLMQDTIKAIKDAVPGMVVMPDVALDPYSIYGHDGIITNGKVDNDATNEALTKMAVSHAKAGADIVAPSDMMDGRVAAIRTGLEESGFTDVGILSYSAKYASSFYGPFRSALDSAPVDSQEIPQDKKTYQMDFHNSREAIDEVLKDVAEGADIIMIKPGMPYLDIVAKVRETIDLPIAVYNVSGEYAMLKAAAQNGWLDNDKAVIESLTCIKRAGADMIFTYAAKEAAILLNG; via the coding sequence ATGATGATATATTCCCGCAACCGAAGGCTTAGAGTGAGCGCCGCCATACGCAGCTTAGTTCAGGAAACTGTTCTTAGCACCAATGATCTGGTAATGCCGGTTTTTGTAATGGAAGGCCAAAACAAACAGGAAGCTATTGCTTCAATGCCCGGAATATTCCGCAGAACATTGGACCTCACCGTGCAGGAATGCCGCGAACTGTATTCCCTGGGTGTGAAGGGCGTTAACCTGTATATGAAGGTCTCCGAAAACCTGAAGGACAATACCGGAAAAGAATCGTGGAATGACAGTGGACTAATGCAGGATACCATAAAAGCTATCAAGGATGCTGTTCCCGGAATGGTAGTGATGCCCGATGTTGCACTGGATCCGTATTCCATTTACGGTCACGACGGGATTATCACGAACGGAAAAGTTGATAATGATGCAACCAATGAGGCTCTTACCAAAATGGCTGTATCTCACGCTAAAGCCGGTGCCGACATTGTAGCGCCCAGCGATATGATGGATGGCCGTGTAGCCGCCATCCGGACAGGTCTGGAAGAAAGCGGTTTTACCGATGTAGGCATCTTAAGTTATTCGGCGAAATATGCAAGTTCTTTCTACGGACCTTTCAGAAGTGCCCTGGACTCCGCGCCAGTAGATTCGCAGGAAATCCCGCAGGACAAGAAAACCTATCAGATGGACTTTCATAACTCCCGCGAAGCCATTGACGAAGTATTAAAAGATGTAGCCGAAGGTGCCGATATCATTATGATAAAACCCGGAATGCCTTATCTGGATATTGTTGCGAAAGTTCGGGAAACTATTGACCTGCCAATTGCGGTTTATAACGTAAGCGGTGAATATGCCATGCTGAAGGCGGCGGCACAGAACGGTTGGCTGGATAATGACAAAGCAGTAATTGAGAGCCTAACCTGTATAAAACGCGCCGGCGCCGATATGATTTTTACCTATGCGGCCAAGGAAGCGGCCATCCTGCTGAACGGATAA
- a CDS encoding TM2 domain-containing protein produces METYGYNNPDPQNRNSNYRSEKKLATGIFAIILGALGIHKFYLGYTSEGITLLLSTLIILPLLTIITCGIGSAFYPVVFIVPLIEGVIYLTMSDEQFDRTYVQGRKPWF; encoded by the coding sequence ATGGAAACCTACGGCTACAATAATCCCGATCCACAAAACAGAAATTCCAATTACCGCTCCGAAAAGAAACTGGCCACAGGGATTTTCGCCATTATTTTGGGTGCTTTGGGCATCCACAAGTTCTACCTTGGCTATACCAGTGAAGGTATTACGCTCTTGCTTTCCACGCTCATTATCCTGCCGCTGCTCACCATCATTACCTGCGGGATTGGAAGTGCCTTCTATCCTGTAGTTTTTATCGTACCTCTTATTGAAGGTGTCATTTACCTGACGATGAGTGACGAACAGTTTGACCGCACGTATGTTCAGGGACGCAAACCCTGGTTCTAA